The genome window TGTCCCAattcagagagagagtaacTTCTGAACAAATATTCTAGTAGCAATGCTGGATTACAGTgattggaaaaaaacaatgttctGAGTGAATAACTTAAATCAGGCATTCATATGGGtaaaatgtacatttattaCAGGAAATCAGCCACCCACTCCCATTCCCTGAAATTATCTGTAAAAGATGGTATCAGAACAGAGAAAAACAAGGCAGATCAGATAAACTGCTCACAGGAGAAATCAACAGTCCAACATTTTATCCAACAATAACTGTCTCTTCATCTGGGAACTCATAGTAAGGGACCTCTAGGTTGAGTGGAGCAGGGCCCTTTCTAATGCGGCCTGATGCGTCATAGTGGGAACCATGGCAGGGACAGTAGTAGCCCCCAAATTCACCAGCGTTAGCAATGGGCACACAGCCAAGGTGGGTGCACACACCGAGGACGATAACCCAAGATGGATTTTGCACACGGTCCTTGTCATGCTGAGGGTCTCGGAGCTGAGACAGATCCACAGCAGCCTCAGTGGCGATCTCCTTTTCTGTACGATGGCGGACAAACAGAGGCTTTCCTCTCCACTTGAAGGTCATGTTCTTGCCCTCTGGGATGTCTCCAAGTTTGACCTCAATCTTTGACAACGCCAAGACGTCAGCTGAGGCACTCATGGAGGAGACAAACTGGGTAACAACGGTTTTGGCAGCATAGACTCCCACCACAGCCGTGGACCCAGTGAGGATGTAGGAGAAGACTCGCCGGGATTCACTGCTCTCCTGGGAGGATTTGTTTGGATCCATCACATCAGGACGGCGGTAATCTGAGAAGTCAGGGATCTTGATGTCTGTGTGAGCAAAGCGAACTCCAGCCCGggctaaaaataaaacatgcacAAGGTTAGACTCATAACAACATCACAGGCAAACAAAGCATGATTACATATaagaaattatattttttaacaaGGCATTGGCTATCACTAAGAAATTCACATC of Alosa alosa isolate M-15738 ecotype Scorff River chromosome 14, AALO_Geno_1.1, whole genome shotgun sequence contains these proteins:
- the LOC125307041 gene encoding cytochrome b-c1 complex subunit Rieske, mitochondrial produces the protein MMSLAARSGSFSPYLQATNFAVAGPLKALVPGVVVKSEHVHLDLKKSFLTRESLNGQSPTTGPAISVSINARAGVRFAHTDIKIPDFSDYRRPDVMDPNKSSQESSESRRVFSYILTGSTAVVGVYAAKTVVTQFVSSMSASADVLALSKIEVKLGDIPEGKNMTFKWRGKPLFVRHRTEKEIATEAAVDLSQLRDPQHDKDRVQNPSWVIVLGVCTHLGCVPIANAGEFGGYYCPCHGSHYDASGRIRKGPAPLNLEVPYYEFPDEETVIVG